The proteins below come from a single Miscanthus floridulus cultivar M001 chromosome 1, ASM1932011v1, whole genome shotgun sequence genomic window:
- the LOC136498889 gene encoding trimethyltridecatetraene synthase-like produces METELVSFLAVVLATALLVVTILRRKRSSSSTREYRLPPGPRPWPVIGNLNLIGSLPHRSIHALSARYGPFMSLRFGSVPVVVGSSVDAARFFLKTNDASFIDRPKMASGKHTAYDYSDIVWSPYGAYWRQARKLWKANLFNDRQLRSQEHVRSEELRVLLRDLRALSLSSSASAGRGQVVALKEHLLMLSLNVISRMALGGKYIGEGTAGSPISPAEFRWMVDELFLLNGVFCIGDFIPWLSWLDLQGYVGRMKRLGKMFDRFLEHVVDEHSQRRRREGDKFVAADMVGLLLELADDPKLEVPIKRDGVKGFALDLIAGGTDSSAVTIEWAMSELLRNPDVLTKATEELDSVIGRERLVMEGDIPNLPYLEAIVKETFRLHPVTPLLAPRLCREDASTGSYDIPRGTLVFVNVWTIGRDPAVWGGDAEEFRPERFVGSGVDVKGQDLELLPFGSGRRMCPGYVLGLKMVQVTLANLLHAFAWRLPDGVAPEKLSMQEKFGLAVPRLVPLEAVAVPRLPAHLYAGH; encoded by the exons ATGGAGACGGAACTAGTCTCTTTCCTGGCCGTCGTGCTCGCCACCGCTCTTCTAGTCGTCACCATCCTCCGACGCAAACGCAGCTCCAGCTCCACCCGCGAGTACAGGCTCCCACCAGGCCCTCGGCCGTGGCCCGTGATCGGCAACCTCAACCTGATCGGTTCGCTCCCGCACCGCTCCATCCACGCGCTCTCGGCGCGGTACGGCCCGTTCATGTCCCTCCGCTTCGGCTCCGTCCCCGTTGTCGTCGGCTCGTCCGTGGACGCGGCCAGGTTCTTCCTCAAAACCAACGACGCGTCGTTCATcgaccgccccaagatggcgtccGGGAAGCACACCGCCTACGACTACTCCGACATCGTCTGGTCGCCCTACGGCGCGTACTGGCGCCAGGCGCGCAAGCTGTGGAAGGCCAACCTCTTCAACGACAGGCAGCTCAGGTCCCAGGAGCACGTCCGCAGCGAGGAGCTACGCGTGCTCCTGCGAGACCTGCGTGCCCTGTCACTGTCCTCCTCCGCGTCCGCGGGGCGCGGCCAGGTCGTCGCGCTCAAGGAGCACCTGCTCATGCTGAGCCTCAACGTGATCTCGCGCATGGCGCTGGGCGGCAAGTACATCGGCGAGGGCACCGCTGGCTCGCCGATCTCGCCGGCCGAGTTCAGGTGGATGGTCGACGAGCTCTTTCTCCTCAACGGCGTGTTCTGCATCGGGGACTTCATCCCGTGGCTCAGCTGGCTGGACCTTCAGGGCTACGTCGGGAGGATGAAGAGGCTGGGCAAGATGTTCGACCGCTTCTTGGAGCACGTGGTGGACGAGCACAGCCAGCGACGCCGGCGAGAGGGCGACAAGTTCGTCGCCGCGGACATGGTGGGCCTGCTGCTGGAGCTCGCCGACGACCCCAAACTCGAGGTCCCCATCAAACGGGATGGCGTCAAGGGATTCGCTCTG GACCTCATCGCTGGCGGCACGGACTCCTCAGCGGTGACCATCGAGTGGGCCATGTCGGAGCTCCTGAGGAATCCCGATGTGCTCacgaaggccaccgaggagctggACAGCGTCATCGGCCGCGAACGCCTTGTCATGGAGGGGGACATTCCGAACCTGCCGTACCTGGAGGCCATCGTGAAGGAGACCTTCCGCTTGCACCCCGTGACACCGCTGCTGGCGCCGCGGCTGTGTCGCGAGGACGCGTCCACGGGCAGCTACGACATCCCGCGGGGCACGCTCGTGTTCGTGAACGTCTGGACCATCGGCCGCGACCCTGCCGTGTGGGGCGGCGACGCGGAGGAGTTCCGCCCGGAGAGGTTCGTCGGCAGCGGCGTGGACGTGAAGGGGCAGGACCTGGAGCTGCTGCCGTTCGGGTCCGGCCGCCGGATGTGCCCGGGCTACGTCCTCGGGCTCAAGATGGTGCAGGTGACCCTGGCCAACCTGCTGCACGCCTTCGCGTGGCGGCTGCCGGATGGCGTGGCGCCGGAGAAGCTGAGCATGCAGGAGAAATTCGGACTGGCCGTTCCGCGCTTGGTCCCTCTCGAGGCCGTCGCCGTGCCCAGGCTGCCAGCACACCTCTACGCCGGGCACTGA